One Argentina anserina chromosome 6, drPotAnse1.1, whole genome shotgun sequence genomic window, ATATAGAGAATACAGAGAGTTGTggagagatatgaaaaaaaatccatatgaaagagagagacagagagaagacgaacctttttttttatcaatttcatctagtgATGTCTCTTTGACTTACACATGTCCAACATCTTCACACTATGTtgtacattcttttgtttgaattttgaaataaagctttaataatgctataattaaagataatcatgggttagaaaataagtcattaatagttatccagttattttaatactatataaaataattaaaaaataaaaaataaaaatattatataatatatatatatatatatatattattatgacgcttccaaaacgcacccgcttccttaatttttgaaaaaaaaacgcttccgcgtttccaaacgcttcgcttctacgtacccgcacccgattccatgcagcctagagtattactaagtctaattgattttattcacacacaatcctaacatttaaggtacgtggagcagaggagctaactgtgcaacggactgaaacagccccaggtaagggtcttgctttatccgatataccttaaaagttagaatatcattttcttttgaaactatatacatctatttatacaaagttattttctaagttataaagcgaggtggacatgcggcctaagtatgttgtctagacacaaactcattcttttgtttcagaaggctggatagctagattcagagatagtcgcaaggcaggactcatttgttggacaccacggaggCTACACCCTCGAATGGATGTTTccactatcgactccatcaccgagatgtatgtcagtctatgggcctctgagatccaattttgtaaaccttgaaccaggataatgaaaatagcatgccccttactcagctcggaataaatttgtgtgttagactgctcgcaaagtgttaataaaagccgccctcaaccccaagtgaccttaacaaggtacaaatggagggttaaggctaatattaacaaaatggactttacctattccgttcactttataacttacaataaactaagcataaataaacatttagtttccttaaaaattatctaagtgtaacaagtatcttatatgcatactacaacaaaattaaaacatttatcacaaaaaaatatattaaaaaaagtttaattttttactgTGCGTATTTTACTGTTACCTATTACTGTTcacaaatatttatttttttattttttttcgatttactatttactgtacacaaaatttatttttacaaagataaagtttttttaaattttaattttttcaatttataagtatttttacatttttacacttacaaaaaaaagtaaaaaaaaatttacagagatttactttttttttagatgtaaaaaaaaacttataattgtttttactgAATGTTACTATTCACCGTACTATTcacatgaatttatttttacaaatatacaatataatacaaaattaacacttcaaagaattgagattttctcaattccccggcaacggcgccaaaatgatagagtgttttattaaaacgtctataataaaccctgtaaaacatcatcgttagtatagaataagcagggatcgttctttccggggaattgaagggaactcttaacttttagtgttaacaaataatggggggtttgagattgattattaactactaaaataaaacctaaattactatttacatgatcgacttctctttaacaaatttaaaccaaatttaccattacaccacataattacaagttggaacctatcatgcattctaattcgaccaattacatactttttagacaccaatacaattagagccttaggggatcatctaatcatgcaagatttcaattaacatttagattgacttagggcctaatctaaatttgcatgcaatcgaattcaataacacttagagtagaaatcaaacaagattacatttaagcaccaaatctttgttggagacatgtttcatgtgtggcgtcacccaccatggtttcacatgcaaatttccagaatttttaccacttttaatcaacacaaaccgaacctacttagggcatgattcgatttgtgtcaatatggttgatgatctagcactcaaacacaatcttagggattgcatccaactgctaaattcatatgcacatatctgaaaattatctaaaaatatgagaaagatgattagaacacaacaatagaaatacaaactcattaattataagaacatagatttggcatagtctcaaaaaaaatatcaaatacaactgaaatttaaaacaaatacaaaaccaatatttccacataaacaacaacttacaatcttcatagacaaagaattgtagattaacacaaatagacgaagccatggagatgagttgcgagaatcacacgttgtaggaaccttggaggtgtgtcttcaatggtgaaactcggtggagatgatgatggttttggggtggacggcttggctaatttgtgaaggaagtttatggtggtgttttggtagcgttttggctcttgaatgctaatgagaagtcatcctatttgagaggtgaaatcatgtatatatagaggaaagatggagggtttgaaattgcttctttcttcctataaacatGCTATGctctaatccctaaaacatgtcatgctttaatccataaaacatggaaagttttattccctaaaacatgccatgctttaatccctaaaacatgtcatgttttattccctaaaacatgccatgttttatgcctttaatgatcatcttttatttaattgttgcatgacttggctccatctttttttctttaattatctcttcaatccaatctgaaaataagaaaataaaatcataagtaagagataattagtttcaaaacctaacaaggattcctagtcaaactaggactctaaaccaattatgcgttttaaactcatgtaagcacaaaaatgcatcaaatactgcccaagactcttactacgacttaatgactcaataatacaacaataagggctaagcaaagtacaaattaaggtaaaaacatgttaagaacgtcgcacaatgGGACCAACGAACAAGGAATTCTTGCGACGGCGATATTTCGAATGTCAGGAAGGTGTGGTTTGTTAACGTCAATCTGCATCTGGGTCAGAACTCTTTGTCTCGCAGCAAAGTGTTGTACGCGTTCTTGATCTTGTTTAACAAATCTTGTGAGGTCGAGGAGGGCGTTTTGACCGTCGACGGTTGGGTTGGAGGAAAAGGTATTGCTTCCATTAGCAGTTGATGCGAACAAAGCTGCGAATAGAAAGCAGAGAAGAAGGCACGGCACTACTGCTTTAGCCATCGCAAAGAAGAAGCTCCTTTTTTTTGGGCTGAATTATGATCAACCTGCTTTTCTTTCAGTCTTTTTATAGGGTTTTCGAAGCTTGAGAAGCAAGAATACTCTTGGTTTCCTAAGTCTTATTGGATTGGGTTTAATTCCAGTCggtttaatttgatttttttatgccCCACACTACTCATAACTTAGTCCTGATGCGGTGCTAAATTTAAACTCGATTTCATTTTCCTCAAGTTTTTGACATGTTCATAAACATATATAGAGCGAAATCAGTTACAGAGCCTGACTGCCTGCTGAGTCATGAACATGATACGTACAAGAACTGAATGTCTGCATATATGACCTATATATAACTGCAATCGCCACTGATCGATTCTAGAATGAGGTTGTCGATCGAATCCAAAAGTAGACTGCattacgtatacgtactgcaTGATATAATGAGATCCTTTAGCGTTTAAATAACCTAGCCAAACCTAATCAATAGCAAAACAAGAATTGGGGCAAACAAGCTTTACCATTTCAGATGACAAGACCCTTAATTATTAGAAGCCTAGCTCTAAAGAGACCTATATTTCATGCCAAATCTTAGGAACTCATGAAGGTCTCTAGAACTGTCATTGTTTGCTAAAGCATCAGCCACAAAATTTGCCTCATATAagacatatatatgttcaaattAAAGTAATCTGAATCTGATCAAATCCTTTCTAATCAGTGTTTTAAAGGCGTGCCTTGAGGTTCAAAAGGCGTTAGGCGCTAGCTAAAAAGCCTTCGCCTTTCTGTCAAGGCGTGAAAGGCGTCCAAGGCGGGGTGTTGTGGCGTAAAAAACCTACACttagatttatttatttattttccaaaataccaaaacgcaaaaaaaaaaaaaagaagagaaacgCAGAGAGAGACGAGAGACACacagggagagagagagggggatCAGTGATCACCGCATAGCAAAGCTTTGATCAGTTCTATGTGGTTTGACTCTTGCGTAAACGAGATGATAGATACATAAGTGAAAAGAATACAGTCGGCCTAGGCCGAACAGTGAATGATATTCGTTTGAAGATAGATTCAGTATTTATTcttgtgagagagagagagagagaacaggCCTTGGCATAATTCCCACAAGGAACTATCCCTACAATAAGGCCATTTCTAAGAGACCAGCTATttcaaaaatattttgaaatttggcTAGATTTGTGCTAACTTTTCTCTCCAGCAGAATAGCTACaatgtatataattttagtTTTAGCTAAAATGTGTAACTAAATTTAGCTAGGGTtgagagaaaaaataaatttttgttaaattttctAACGTTCAATTTATAACTCATTAACAAACTAGATATAATATATTCTTAACCAtatttaactactaaaataactCTTACGGTTAGAGATGCCCTAAGGAATGAATAAAGAATAATTTAGTAATTATCCAGATAGTGAAATTAGTTTGATAAATACTGAGTAGTTAAgaattttatgtttttaaataattttggaaTCCATTTatactaaaaatatatataccgcaAGACTTATAACTTGTTGAGGCTCATGAAAATGTTTCAGCTACGCCTTAGTCTTTTAAAGTAATATATTGGACTAATTAAGCTCAATGGTCTCCATAATGATCGAGCTGGTTTTCCGAATTAACAACATCAATCACTAGTCCACTACTAACTTGGAGTAGCCTCCCACTCCTACGTACATATTTAAGTGCCTTTCTCTCCGATCCTTACCCATGCTTAGCTTAAACTTCAATTCTCAAAGCGTCGTCGGTTCTAGCAGGCTACTACTGGAACTGAAACTTTTCTAACACGTTGGGACACAACATAGATTGGTTCTATTTAATTCACATCTCAACTAATGAATACAGTACTACCGGTAGAATtactacaattttttttaatcaaaattaCACCGCATATCAAGCATTAGCCTCACAATCACTACAAACATCACTAACACACCATAGTTCCTCACCTTAAGGTTTCGTTTGTTTGCAAAGTGTAAATTGTGCAGTCATCTTTTGCCTTTTCCATGAAAAAGGAAATTATAGTTCTGTTGAACTTTTCATTATGACACAAGAGTTATTCAAAAAGATAGTTTTGTAGAACTAATGGTGGATCTTGGATTATTAATTTGGGAATACTTGAAGTTCTAAACCGAATAATAAGAAAATAGTGAGAATCTCGACGATCTAATTTTAACGCTTCTATTTTAGTTCTGACATTATATGATCTTAGTCTAATAACATATAATCATTGAAAAACAATATCTATATTAAACAACTACCAACATACATAACTAAATAATTCAATAGAATGATACAACACAAAAGTCACATAACATTTAAAAAATCTAGAATTTTATTTCATCAATTCATATATCAACagataattaattaagttCATTAGATGAAGAAAACATAATGATTACCTCCAAGCATATGTAATCAATGGAGTGGAATCAATGGATGGAAAAACcttgtttcttcatttcttctctcCCTTGATTCTTTCCGTTCTTCTTTGTACCACCGGTCTCATggattaaaaatttaaaatctaCAATTGCAAGTCTGCAACAAATGAAACACAGTTGCAAACATAATTCAAGTAATCAACTCAACCCAAACTCAAAATCATAAGAACCAAAAAATCCAAAACTAAAGTAAAACTAAACTCAATCTCAATTTCATCACCTCATTCATCTAAATGACCTGACTGACATGAGATTGCAAAACAAACACATAAACCCCAAATGGCGAAATCCTCAATTCGATCCAGTGCTCCATGGAGGCCGCGCATAACTCGTTGGTGGAGTGTGAAGCTCAATCCCAAGGTCCCAAATGCAATTAATCAGTCTAATTTAAGAATTATGGCTTTAGTTTTTGAGGTTAgggctttaatttttttttggtacaaaAAATGGTAGACGGGTGGGTCTACCACTCCGGGCCCAGAGAGCAAATACGGTACATGCTTTCCTCAGGATGTGTTTTTCACATGCAGATGATTGAACTAGTGATCTCCTATTACCAGGAGTATCACTTCAGCATTCGCCCAACATGTAGATGCAACATATATTACCATTACACCAAACCCTTTGGGTGTTAGGGCTTTAATTttggggaagaagaagaagaagaagaagaagaagaagaagaaaaaaaaggaagaagatgaagaaaaataaaaaattgtcGTCTGCGAGATTGGAGAGGGTGAGGTGGGTGTGGGTGTGGAAATTAGGTGCGGGAAAGTGTAAGAAATGCttgaattaacaaaaaaaatatagtaCTAGGATATATTTTTCTGATTGACTTGGGGATTTCTAATACATAGAATCCGCCCATGTGTAAAACTTTTTACACAAGAAGAATTATTCAGAAATGATAATTCCTTATTTTGCAGCCCAGATCAAATGCGAATATGAATAACCAGAAGGTACAGTTTCCGAGTTGTACACCAGATTGACCTGACCGATCAATAACAGAATGAGAAAGACCAGCAAGATCTACACACCCATTTTGGATAGAAGCAATAATGAGTACAAGAGTTTGTAGGGCATTGGCAAAATATTGTAAAGATGCATCCAAACATAACATATTACCCAAAAATTCCAAAACTGCAATTTTAACGAATTGATATCAGCTCAAGTACACATTTCTTCTCGATCACaaacataaacaaattaaaagattttcattttcttgctCCAATACTATCCAAAATAATTTCCATATTACACGCGCCGATCAAAGAGTGTGGTATTTACCTAATTCCTTAGTTATATTATTGTTCTAATGTTGCTGTCTCCCTCTCTTCGCCAATTGCCATTTCAccttatatttattatattcCACCCTTTACATCACCACCACacctctatctctctctctactcAATACAAGAGCTTTATCTGTTCTCTTATTCATCATTTCTCTCCACAAAAATATCAAACACCCTCTTCtctatttctttctttcttagcACTTACTTCAGCATGACAGACAGAGTCTACCCATCTGCCAAGCCCGCCACCAACGGCGCGGCAGCCCCAAACCCTGCCTTCCCCGCCACGAAAGCGCAGCTCTACAGCAACACGCGCCCTGCCTACCGTCCCCAGCCTCACCGCCACCGCCGCAGCCGCAGCCGCTGCTGCTCTTGCTGCCTCTGGATCATTTTCCTTCTCATCCTCCAAATCTTCATTGCAGCCATATTCGGTGCTGTTTTCTACCTCATATACAAGCCCCAACGCCCGAACTTCTCCGTCACCTCCCTCAAGCTCTCTACCCTCAACCTTACCTCCTCCTCCCAGCTCAACTCCCGCTTCGACATCAACGTCACCGCCCGGAACCCCAACAAGAAGCTCGTCTTCCTCTACAACTCGATCGCCATTTCCATCCTCTCAAACGACGATATCGATGTCGGTGACGGATCCATACCGGCTTTCACTCACGGCAAGAAGAACACGACTCTCCTGAAGGCTAGGATCGCAAGCAGCGGCAAACACCTCGAGAGCACTGATGTCACTACTTTGAAGGCTGAGATGAAGAGCAAGGCTGGCTTGGGACTGAAGGTGAGGCTTGACACCAGAGTGAGAGTGAAGGTTTTCGGGGTGAAGACTCCGAAAATCGGAATTAGGGTTCACTGCGAAGGGATTAAGGTTACTTCTCTTCCCTCTGCGAAAGCTGCTGCGACGGCTTCGACTAAGAATGCGAAGTGCAAGGTTGATGTTAGAGTCAAGATCTGGAAATGGACTGTATGATAGTGAAGGAAATTACAGAAGTTGAAAGAGAAAGAGGTGTGTGatatttttgttattattttttattttctaaaaagGATTCCCTTGtaatattcattttctttgaaattctTGTGACTATATTATGCTTTTCTCATTGGAAGTAGGGGTGGCACTTaagaccgaaaaaccgaaaaccgaaccgaaaaaaccggaccgaaaccgaaaaaaaccgaaccgaacacacgaaaaaccgaactgaaccgaattaatcggtttggtttcagtttgggcacataagaaaccgaaccgaactgaaaaaccgtattatttataaaataatgtcgttttacgtttatcttaccgaatatttgttttgattaatgtgattttaggtttatattatatgtttctcttttgtagtgttatatatgtatatataatcatctatgtttatatgtatgtttcaaataagtttgctaaaacaaacacacacatatatatacaagcggatgtgtaattactaaatccgcctcaatatgaaacaactatatgaaggaaacttctcaagatcgatcgacaccagtcgatatgattgatatgtatatatagtcaccttgtcaaaatttcatccaattcggacctcgtttaaccgtcggaattttcggtaaaccgaaaacaacactaatataccctaagagaggacccattaccaagatacgaatgagaaaagttgtttacatatttgaagtcacataatttttgtcatcgatcgtgcgtggtcgaaacaaggaaactcatttggcaaagtcccggtcaatgggggttttattatgtgaaaacgcatgttttttttggttgaccgttggtacggacggtcaaaccatgttcaaaacggatgaaatttttacgggttccctaaatatatataccgatcacatctactggtgtcgattgaccatatttcaaactggagttgttgatcgctgaagtgttcactaatgtaccataacctttatagtagggttataataagactatcacattatgaagcgactatatgaaggaaacttatcggaattgatcgacatcatccgatgtgatcagtatatatatttagtgaccattttaaaatttcatccaattcggacctcgtttgaccgtcggaatttccggtaaaccgaaaacaacactaatataccctaagggatgacccattaccaagatgcgaatgagaaaagttgtttacatatttgaagtcacataatttttgtcatcgatcgtgcgtggtcgaaacaaggaaactcatttggcaaagccccggtcaatggggttttattatgtgaaaacgcctctttttttggttaatcgttagtatggacgatcaaactatgttcaaaacggacgaaatttttacgggttccctaaatatatataccgatcacatctactggtgtcgatcgaccatatttcaaactggagttgtcgatcgccgaagtgtccactaatgtaccataacattttatattagggttataataaaactatcacattatgaagcgactatatgaaggaaacttatcggaattgatcgacaccatccgatgtgatcagtatatatatttagtgaccattttaaaatttcatccaattcggacctcgtttgaccgtcggaatttccggtaaaccaaaaacaacactaatataccctaagggaggacccattaccaatatgcaaatgagaaaagttgtttacatatttgaagtcacataatttttgtcatcgatcgtgcgtggtcgaaacaaggaaactcatttggcaaagccccggtcaatggggttttattatgtgaaaacgcctcttttttggttaatcgttagtatggacgatcaaactatgttcaaaatggatgaaatttttacatggtccctaaatatatatgttgatcacatctattggtgtcgatcgacaatattttgaaactagaattttttaaaaatcaaaaaataaatttttttttttcaaaaaaaaaaaccgaaaaaaaaccgaaccgttcggttcggttttcagtTTGCAATATTGAAAAACCGAATagtaaaccgaaccgaaccgaaccgaagttAAATTTCAGTTTGGTTTACGGTTTGaccccaaaaccgaaccgtttaaacCGAATGCCACCCCTAATTGGAAGATAAGTTTGGTGATTGACAAAAGGATTTTGTATTAGGCATGATTAGCAAGTTGTCAATTTCTTAGTACTTCATAGTTGTTGTAAACACGTACTTGGCTTTCACGTATGTTAGAGCTTAATTAATTATCTCAATGCATGCTAATATTAATTAACCACCGAATTAGGATGTGGTACGTACTGCGTAGGCATAATCTCTACTTTTTGAAACTAATATCTAGCTGCAGGAGTGTATAGGTGCATGTGGATCGAATATaaagaaattttaaataacAGAAAAATGAGTCTTAATTATGATGATGAAAATAAGTATAGAGGATGAATGGTTGTTTTTTCTGTGATTTAGGGTTCCTTCTTACTTTGTTGCCTCGTACTGGTATATCAatgatataaaatataatcaaGTTACAAGTCTCTCTAATTTAgactaatttaatttttatataggGTATTAGGTCAGTGtctttttcttgttatttTATCGGGTCAATAACATTTTGGGTGTTGGTTGGTTTGGTGGGATAAGGTAATGGGCACACATAATGCTTCTTACTCGGGGAACTTTCCATGTGCAACCATGTTACTTGTATACAAGTCAATCTTGTACGGATTTGTTTatggtgcagcgctgcataTCATATATACCAAATCGGACGGTGGATAGAGTGTGTCTTAAAATGCATGTGGGATATGTGGGGTGTATGGACGGTGGATTAAGAGCGTTGTATCATAGAATTTTCCAATCTTGTACTACCATGTAGGAATTTTTGTGTAAGTGAAAACACTTTTAAAACTTAATGATCATATTCCATAAGCACGAGGAAAGACCATGAGTCCGTGAGGCATATGTATATAAGTTCGGAATACATAAAAGAAGAGCAGCGATTTACAACTGATTGGTTCAACGCTAACTCGTATTTAGACTAATTTTTCAGTTAGTTAGATATCGACATCAACTGTTTATGTATAAACAGCGAGAAGAAACAAGCTAACAACGTTCTTGTTAAtaacaagaaaacaaattagttTTTGTCAAGTTTCGGTCATTAATTATGCTTCGGGGGTAAAATATATTTGCAATGTGTCGCGAATAGCTAATTCCATATTTGCTCGTTCAATGAGCTTTGCAATTCAATCATTTTTACACATTACTTTTCCATAATCCAAATTATGGTGAAGTTCGTCTCGAAAATAAGCACACGTATTTCAATCAGTGTCGAAGTCCTTAATTTGTACGCTATGTTAGTGTCGGTGGGGTGCTTCAATAATTGTACGATAGTCtatatatcaattatcaaGTCAATTCGAagctttgaactttgaagtagGACCCCAAATGAGTAAGTTTTCTAATGAACAAAACTAGTGTGCATGTCTTTCAAAAAAACACATGGAAAGCACTTTGTATGCTGCCAATTACAGAATTCCATGTGCAACGACCTCTTTCATGATTCATGATCACTTGCTTGCTGTGATTGTGAGACACAACTAATTTTTGCTAAGCTGGTTGTTAAGGATATGTGCTGTGCAACATTATCGAGTGGACTAAGTCCAAATGCATATTTTCATATGACTAGCAAGACCTACcaactcaaatatattgattaGTAGTAATATTTCTGTAGTAAGCAGGAGCGATATATACCTAAAACACATGCATGCAACTCACTTTATTACGCGGTTATGGAGCGAATATGAGAGCTGCATCAAGGTGTACTAGCCAGCTTGCATGAGTATTGTAGGTACAAGTCATGAACATTGTTAGCTCTTCACCTTCGTTAATGTATTTCCTGACGCCTCAATATATATTGGGTTTTGTGCATGTATTTCTTGCGTTTCTTAGTCTTGTAAACTTGCGATTTCTATTGCATGTCGCGGATCATAAACTACGATTAATTGCCTTCATTAAACAACGTGTTCTCATTTAGAGAGCTGAAACATGTATTTAGAGTGGGTAATTATAGTAAGATGTACTAGCTCAACTAgaatgtaattaattatttatcCAGTAATCTCAGTAGTTCGTATGCTATACAATTGGTTCGATCGCGTCAAAAGTGCAAATTATAGGCATTCAAGCAAAAGAGAAGAAACGCAAATCTCATGTTTCACTAATGATATGAGTATCTTACCTAAGTCGATCAAAATTTGGTTTAGGGTGCAAACAAAGTAATAGTTGATTTGATTGTGATCTATGTAAAGTGCACGAAGCACTACTACTTCAAGGGTCCTACAATATCTTATATCAAATAACCATAACTTAGGCCGTATCTTAGAATAGTTGTTGATCGatgatattgtgatttgtgttTATTGAAACTTCATGAAAGGGAAGTAAGAAATAGTTTATATATAGGTGCAAGCTGCTATATTGTCAATAGTATTGATCTCCTCTCACTCTCACTTGGATATCAATGTTCCTGGCCGGAGTTGAGTAGCTTATCCGACTCTTTGCGCACGTTCATAAATACGCAAGCATATTTCTATAATGCACGTAGTGATAGTTTGATATAGAATAAGGTTAGACTGTACACTGTTTTAATGAACGGCCCTTCATTATGATGATTGTATTTGGGATTGGCAACACAATCCGATTTGGTTCccattcattacatgcttgATGCTTCTAATGTTTAATTTGGTCCTTCCTCTAGCTTTCTGACTCTGCATGAGTCTTAACTTCTCGGCTGTTCTTTGAATTCTACTAAAATTTTACTACTCATGGTCG contains:
- the LOC126800630 gene encoding NDR1/HIN1-like protein 13 — protein: MTDRVYPSAKPATNGAAAPNPAFPATKAQLYSNTRPAYRPQPHRHRRSRSRCCSCCLWIIFLLILQIFIAAIFGAVFYLIYKPQRPNFSVTSLKLSTLNLTSSSQLNSRFDINVTARNPNKKLVFLYNSIAISILSNDDIDVGDGSIPAFTHGKKNTTLLKARIASSGKHLESTDVTTLKAEMKSKAGLGLKVRLDTRVRVKVFGVKTPKIGIRVHCEGIKVTSLPSAKAAATASTKNAKCKVDVRVKIWKWTV